In Zingiber officinale cultivar Zhangliang chromosome 6A, Zo_v1.1, whole genome shotgun sequence, a single genomic region encodes these proteins:
- the LOC121997073 gene encoding OVARIAN TUMOR DOMAIN-containing deubiquitinating enzyme 11-like encodes MSGQPDYLRESSSSSRSSYIQESEDDMTIGSILAEANHNNAKNLGKRLSHLDSIPHTPRVNGRIPDVNNATLDHERLSERLSMYGLAEFHVEGDGNCQFRALADQLFHNPEYHKHVRKAVVKQLRHFREQYEGYVPMDYKKYLKSMKRSGEWGDHLTLQAAADRFGAKICLLTSFRDTCFIEINPKEQSPTRELWLSFWSEVHYNSLYEADDLPTRIPKRKHWLF; translated from the exons ATGTCTGGACAACCTGACTACCTTCGGGAGAGTTCCAGTTCAAGCAGAAGCAGCTACATTCAAGAGAGTGAGGATGATATGACAATAGGTAGCATTCTAGCTGAAGCAAATCATAATAACGCTAAGAATCTAGGGAAACGCTTGTCTCATTTGGACTCTATTCCg CATACTCCTCGAGTTAATGGACGAATTCCTGACGTCAATAATGCAACTTTAGATCATGAAAGGCTATCAGAAAG ACTGTCCATGTATGGCTTAGCTGAATTCCATGTCGAAGGAGACGGAAATTGTCAG TTTCGAGCATTGGCAGACCAGCTTTTTCACAATCCAGAATATCACAAGCATGTGAGGAAGGCTGTTGTAAAGcag CTTAGACATTTCCGGGAACAATATGAAGGCTATGTACCAATGGATTACAAGAAGTACCTGAAAAGTATGAAAAG ATCTGGTGAATGGGGAGATCACTTAACCCTGCAAGCAGCTGCTGACAGG TTTGGGGCAAAAATCTGTTTGTTAACATCCTTCCGAGATACATGCTTCATTGAAATTAATCCTAAGGAGCAATCTCCAACAAGAG AACTATGGCTGAGTTTTTGGAGCGAAGTACACTACAATTCATTGTATGAAGCTGATG ATCTCCCAACGAGGATACCCAAAAGAAAGCACTGGCTCTTTTAA